A single Alcanivorax borkumensis SK2 DNA region contains:
- the arsS gene encoding arsenosugar biosynthesis radical SAM (seleno)protein ArsS (Some members of this family are selenoproteins.), protein MQDTHDLLVRSSTDFPSLRRYGTSVLQVNLGYLCNLSCVHCHVNAGPTRTELMDKATIDLVLQVIRKRDIKVIDLTGGAPEMNPHFRYLVRECHALGVEVIDRCNLTILLEPGYEDLPQFLADHHVHVVASLPCYSEENVNKQRGKGVFQGSLEAIRRLNEKGYGEDRVLDLVYNPTGASLPPPQQALEADYKRELMEHFGLRFNHLLTITNMPISRFGAVLLAHNQFNDYMQLLRDSYNRETLPALMCRSMVSVDYQGYLYDCDFNQMLDMPQGHHENHQHLSSLLDEDIEGEPIYVADHCFGCTAGAGSSCGGALG, encoded by the coding sequence ATGCAGGACACCCACGATTTATTGGTGCGCAGCAGCACAGATTTTCCGTCACTACGTCGCTATGGAACGTCCGTGTTGCAAGTGAACTTGGGTTATCTGTGTAACCTGAGTTGTGTGCACTGCCACGTGAATGCTGGCCCCACGCGCACCGAGCTGATGGATAAGGCCACTATCGACCTGGTTCTTCAGGTGATCCGCAAGCGGGATATCAAGGTCATCGACCTTACCGGCGGCGCGCCGGAGATGAACCCGCATTTTCGTTACCTAGTGCGTGAATGCCATGCACTCGGTGTGGAGGTTATCGATCGCTGTAACCTCACCATCCTGCTCGAACCCGGCTATGAGGACTTGCCACAGTTTCTGGCCGATCACCATGTGCATGTGGTGGCTTCTTTGCCGTGTTATTCCGAAGAGAACGTGAATAAGCAACGCGGAAAAGGGGTGTTTCAGGGGAGCCTAGAGGCGATTCGGCGGCTTAACGAAAAAGGCTACGGAGAGGATCGAGTATTGGATCTTGTCTATAACCCCACCGGAGCCTCCCTGCCGCCTCCCCAGCAGGCCCTGGAAGCCGATTACAAGCGCGAGCTGATGGAGCATTTTGGTCTGCGTTTTAATCATTTGTTGACGATTACTAATATGCCGATTAGCCGTTTCGGCGCGGTGTTGTTGGCCCATAATCAGTTCAACGACTACATGCAACTGCTGCGTGACAGTTATAACCGCGAGACTTTGCCGGCATTGATGTGCCGTTCCATGGTCAGTGTGGATTATCAGGGGTATCTCTACGATTGTGATTTCAACCAGATGCTGGATATGCCGCAAGGTCATCATGAAAACCATCAGCATCTGTCGAGCCTGCTGGATGAGGATATTGAAGGCGAGCCGATTTATGTGGCAGATCATTGCTTTGGCTGCACCGCCGGTGCCGGAAGCAGTTGCGGTGGCGCGCTGGGATGA
- a CDS encoding TIGR04283 family arsenosugar biosynthesis glycosyltransferase, translating to MSRVSVIIPVLNEADVLAESLARVRAALHAGDELIVVDGGSTDDSVGIARQIADTVLTSEPGRSAQMNAGAKCATGVWLWFVHADTVLDSRHREALDEAQPKGQWGRFDVRLSQPRFLFRIIAFMMNWRSRLTGIATGDQAIFVRRDVFWEQGGFPAQPLMEDIALSRRLRAQSRPLCLRPPLITSSRRWEANGPWHTIWLMWTLRFRYWRGASPDVLYRDYYRGDAG from the coding sequence ATGAGTCGGGTGAGCGTTATCATCCCTGTGCTCAATGAGGCCGATGTGTTGGCCGAGTCACTGGCGAGAGTGCGCGCTGCATTGCATGCAGGTGACGAACTGATTGTGGTGGATGGCGGCAGTACTGATGATAGTGTTGGTATTGCCCGGCAGATTGCCGATACGGTGCTAACCAGTGAGCCGGGCCGTAGTGCCCAAATGAATGCCGGTGCGAAGTGTGCCACTGGCGTATGGCTGTGGTTCGTGCACGCGGATACCGTGCTCGACTCGCGTCACCGTGAGGCCTTGGATGAGGCGCAGCCGAAAGGGCAATGGGGGCGTTTCGATGTGCGCTTGAGTCAGCCGCGTTTTCTGTTTCGCATAATCGCTTTCATGATGAACTGGCGTTCTCGCCTCACTGGCATCGCCACCGGCGACCAGGCCATCTTTGTGCGCCGGGATGTATTCTGGGAGCAGGGTGGATTTCCCGCCCAGCCATTAATGGAAGATATTGCCCTGTCACGCAGGTTGCGTGCGCAGTCTCGGCCACTGTGTTTGCGTCCACCGTTAATTACCAGTAGCCGGCGGTGGGAAGCCAACGGCCCCTGGCACACTATTTGGCTTATGTGGACGTTGCGTTTTCGATACTGGCGTGGTGCTAGCCCAGATGTTTTGTATCGGGATTATTACCGGGGGGATGCGGGTTGA